The Bacteroidota bacterium genome contains a region encoding:
- a CDS encoding DEAD/DEAH box helicase has protein sequence MNFKQFYNNSEQRIIDTILSLWSTGDGRMQEYLKDIFKEEKLLAKPVFQNMFPWEPSSKKFKDLDSLFNAEFIQKLDGISNPEYRFPKERNPYLHQVKSWNSALNDKKSILVTTGTGSGKTECFMLPVLYDIFQHNPNANGINAIFLYPLNALIGSQKKRMHEWCKSLGNINYAVYNGNTKNSVPANTQHTSYPEIVSRKGIRENPPQILFTNPTMLEYMLVRDKDTQLLENSQGKLRWILLDEAHTLTGSKAAEMALLIRRVIDAFGVDVNNVRFAVTSATVGSGKDDSLKQFMSDLCGINTSQIEVISGNKILPEFDSKILKQNNLQEKISVNLRKKLFEKGCIDEKDIELITEIKNLNEQLSFIDKISELEDSGKPILPIRGHFFVRNINGLYACTNPACKIHPNMPDYILGSLTTIAKKNCECGYPLLELISCRTCGTFMMEGEK, from the coding sequence ATGAACTTTAAACAATTCTATAATAACTCTGAGCAAAGAATTATTGATACAATATTATCATTATGGTCTACTGGTGATGGTCGTATGCAAGAATATCTTAAAGATATTTTCAAAGAAGAAAAGCTTCTTGCAAAGCCTGTTTTTCAAAACATGTTTCCTTGGGAGCCATCATCTAAGAAATTTAAAGATTTAGATTCACTATTCAATGCTGAATTTATTCAAAAACTAGATGGTATTTCAAATCCAGAATACCGTTTTCCAAAAGAAAGAAATCCATACTTACATCAAGTTAAAAGTTGGAATTCGGCACTAAATGATAAAAAATCTATTTTAGTTACTACTGGAACAGGTTCAGGTAAAACTGAGTGTTTTATGTTGCCGGTTTTGTACGATATATTCCAGCATAATCCAAATGCCAATGGTATTAATGCAATTTTTCTCTACCCATTGAATGCCCTTATTGGCAGTCAGAAAAAAAGAATGCATGAATGGTGCAAATCTTTAGGGAATATAAATTATGCAGTTTACAACGGAAACACAAAAAACTCAGTTCCTGCAAATACCCAACATACATCATATCCGGAAATTGTCTCTAGAAAAGGAATAAGGGAAAACCCTCCACAAATTTTGTTTACCAATCCTACAATGCTTGAATACATGCTTGTAAGAGACAAAGACACACAATTGTTAGAAAACTCCCAAGGCAAATTAAGATGGATTTTGCTTGATGAAGCACATACTTTAACAGGGTCTAAGGCTGCAGAAATGGCTCTACTCATTAGGCGTGTAATAGATGCTTTCGGTGTAGATGTAAACAATGTTCGCTTTGCAGTTACTTCTGCTACTGTTGGCAGTGGTAAAGATGATTCTTTAAAACAATTTATGTCCGACCTTTGTGGCATAAATACTTCTCAAATTGAAGTTATTTCAGGTAATAAAATTCTTCCTGAATTTGATTCGAAAATTTTAAAGCAAAACAACCTTCAAGAAAAAATATCAGTTAATCTCAGGAAAAAGTTATTTGAGAAAGGCTGTATTGATGAAAAAGATATTGAGCTTATTACGGAAATAAAAAATCTAAATGAGCAATTATCCTTTATTGATAAAATCTCAGAATTAGAAGATAGTGGAAAACCAATTTTACCAATACGAGGACACTTTTTCGTTAGAAATATTAATGGATTATATGCTTGCACAAATCCTGCCTGCAAAATACATCCAAATATGCCTGATTATATTTTAGGCTCACTTACAACAATTGCAAAAAAGAATTGCGAATGCGGTTATCCATTACTAGAACTTATTTCTTGCCGAACATGCGGTACATTTATGATGGAAGGTGAAAAGTAA